cttaaatttttGCCTGTGCAAGGGGTCAGTGCCCCAACCCTCTCATTGTTCAGGGGTCAACTGTACTCCAATGATGTTCACTGGTTTGTTCATACTGGAATGTCAGCAACAATCGCCTTAGAAAATAAGTATTATGTGCTTTTCCTTTATCACAGAATTGTAAAATCAAAAAGAGCCATGTGGAAGGCCCTTAAAAATTCTTAAGTTGCTGCACACACATGTAAAATTCTATTATCAACCATGGATAGAACGTAGTCACTCACTCTACACTACCTTAGTGCAGTCCCTACAGAAGTTTCATCAAGCTTTTTTTGCTTGTTACAAATCACTTTAAACCTGTAAAACACCTGTAAAAACAGCTCCTCATTGTTGAAGGTATGTTTACTGTCCATGTCCTTTCAAAGATGGTTTTACCATCTTTATTTCAGTAATTACTGTGGTGAGTGCTGTAAAGGGAAAGTTTCAGCGTGTGATTGGAACATTTAGGATACGGGTGGGAGAAGTCCACCAGGCAAAGGGAAGAGCATTGCAGTTAGACAACCAGTGTCTGTGTATTCCCTGAGGCAGGAgcggagcggtggctcacgcctgtaattccagcactttggtagggcgaggcgggcaaatcacgaggtcaggagtttgagactatcctggccaagatggtgaaaccctgttgctactaaaaatatgcaaaattagcttggcgtagtggtaggcgcctgtaatcccagctacccgggaggctggggcaggagaatcgcttgaacccaggaggtggaggttgcagtgagctgagatcgcaccattgcactccagcctgggcgacacagcgagatctcaagaaaaaaaaaagaaaagaaacaaagaaattaagattgtaggcattttcttccttgttttgctTCAACTGCCAGAACTCATAATCAAACCATACATGTGTTGACCTGCTCAGTTCTGGTGAACTTCCTTTATACGGATGTTGCTGTTTTACCTCATACTATGTTAACAACTCCATGTTTCCCCAAATTTTCGTTCCACTCAGTTTTAAATGCAAAACAGACTTGGTTGTACATAGCCAAGTATTAAGCACGAGCGTGCACATGcccacgcgcacacacacacactcacacaactCCGACAGAGGGTGTTCCAGTCATTCCTTAGCCTTTGTTCACTTGCTAACATGCCAGGCTCCTTCTGCCTCAGGGAATACACAGACACTGACTGCAATGCTCTTCCCTTTGCCTGGTGGACTTCTGCCACCCGTATTCTAAATGTTCCAATCACACGCTGAGACTTTCCCTTTACAGCACCCACCACAGTAATTACTGAAATAAAGATGGTAAAACCTTAATCTCATCACCTTTTCTTTCCCTTACCCAACTTCCAACACACCAAAGGGTTTACACAGGCACTACTAAGTAAGTAAAAGTGAgtggcaaaatttttaaatttagaaatttattctgtttaATCCACAAGCTTTATATagctttagttttaaaaaaaaatcaaaaaaaaaaaaaaatcaaaacaaaaacagtgaaacCAAGACACTATTCCAAAGTCTGGGCCCTTCCAGCCTTCCAAATACAAGAGCTCTGAAACTTGTATATACCAATCGgaagaacaagacaaagatatgAACAGAGCCATGACATTTCATTAAACAAATTGTATGTAACTGAAGGATCCTTTCTGGGACTAGCTCattgcctttaaaaaagaaaaaaacaaaacaaaaaaacaaaaccagaagaaCAGAATGAGAGTCCAGTGTTCCAAATCAATTTGTTACACATCCATATAAACCCACAGTGTCCTGGCAAACAACatgctttcattttctgtctcatcCTAGAGCTCGAATCTTGATTCATTTCAGCAGAGACTCCACAGGCAACAGGAAAGATGGTggcattaaaatattcatttatacttTTGTGGTAGTTCAAAAcagtggtcttatttctgggcaAGCTTACAGACCATACAAGGTCAGTAGCATAACTTAAATGGGAGCTAAgactcaaatgaaaaaaatgtaagaagaagaaagaaaaacaaaaagaagatcaaaaccaaaaaaaaaaaacaaaccaaaaaaaccctctAGGAATAGCCAGGGCATTTAAAGGAACCATAAAAATGCCAACAGTATTTAAACccccttttttaaaaagggaatttttttttggcttgaaATATTTCACTCAATGAATTATGTCAGCTGTCAATGAAAGAATGTCACTAATACACTGTGGACACCTTTTGCAATGTAAATCCATGCCCCCTTTTTTTACATGGTGAACTTCAACCTAGCAATTATTACAACAAATGTTATAGTCTAAAGCTCAAACacattttagcaattttgaaattgaACTGCGTACAAACCAAATAAAATTTACATCATAACAAACATTTCCCCCTAAGACTGTGGGGACACTTGGGCCTTCCTCATTGATCTCAGGGCCTTTTCACGCAGGTGCTTTTCTAAATCATCAAGGTTATCTTCAGCTTCACTTTcagtctcctaaaaaaaaaacaacaacagaatttACATGGTTAAGTCTTGAGACGCTGGAGGGAAATGCTGAGTAAAGAGCAAAATCAAAGTATAGGGATGGCCGACGACTGAATATACTAAACCCCAGGGAACCACAAACTGTAAATGGCTGAACTGTTCGgtgtgtgaattttatctcagAGTAGTCAATtagtagaaaaaacaattttgctACTTCTCAAAATAAAGTGACTTTGCTATCTGTACATATACTGCAAGGGAGCCATACACAGAGTTCATAAATACCTTCTTCGGCTCTGGCGCTGCCACTGGCTCTTCCTGTGCTAATGTGGTTGTGGCAGCTGCAATGGCTGCAGGGGTCATagcagctgcagcagctgcagcCACAGCCTTTTCCTTCTTGTGTTTTTTGTGCTTCTTGTGCTTCTTATCCTTTTTGTGTTTCttgtccttctttttcttctttttctttccacctCCTTCTTGATCTGAATTctaggaagggggaaaaaaacacccAGCATTTATAATCAATCTGATTAATATTCTGTCCAactgaacattttatttcctcaaaTCCCCAATGGACAAATCTCAAGATTTCCAAAAGGCTTTTGGAGGGTGTGAGCAGGGAAGACCCAAGGCCAATTATCACCAAGAAAGGTATTCAAAGTCAGGGGCTATCTCCAGGATGAGCTGAATTCCAGCTCCTGAACTATTTGACCTTAGACAAATTGTTGAACTTTTTCTGAGACCTTTTCACCTAAAATAAGTGTAATAATCCCTACCTGATAAAGctcttgtgaaaattaaatgggaATATCTGTAAATCACCCATAATACTTGCCTAACGTGTAGCAGACTTTTAATAAATGGTACCCGCCATGAGTCTAAACACATGCCGGTATGAATGCCATGTCTCTAGCTACCATCTGAGCTCTCCTATCTTTAGAGTGGGGACGACTGGTTCTTCCTCATGACACATATACCAAATTTATGTAAAAAGCAGGCTCCTATAATTTAAACCATAATATTTCAATTTCACACTTCTAAGCAATTACTTAAAACTCCTCACAAGTTAGGTTGCACAACTATTCAGTCAACCCAATTAAATATGGACATCtgaggccacagcaggaggatcactagagtccaggagttcaagatcagcctagtcaacacagcaagaccctgtctctacaaaaagttaaaaacaaaaaatcagccaggtgtagcagcatgtgcctgtaatcccagctacttgggaggctgaggtgaagggatcacctgagtccaggaaggctgcggtgagctatgatcattccactgtactcagcctgggtgatagcctgagaccctgtctcgaaaaacaaacaaaaaacagatggaCATCTAACCACTGATTTTATGCAATATAGAAACCTGCCTGAGATCAGATATATAACtcacaaatgggaaaaaaagtttGAACACTAATATTTTAATGCCCCAATGACATTTTCTCTGCTTCAAAGTGACCACATACATATCTATAAAAGGGTGTCCAAAATAAGGCAGACACATACTCTTGGCGGCGATGGGCTCGGTGTTGGGCTTTTGGCCTTTTTGACCGGTACAGCTGGTGACCAGTTTGTAGATGGTGACTGAGACTGGACAGGGGATGGAGGTGCTGGGGGCTTTTTAGCTGCTGGCTCAGGAGACCCAGAGACAGATCGGGAGGATGAGACCCTCCTTACAGACTGTGGGCTTGGGGAAGCAACCctagacaaaaaggaaaaaacattcagCATTGAGAATAGACACCTCTTCACATGAGAAAACCACCAACTACACTGTACAACCAGGTTATGAATTTCAAATATACCACTTAGGTTGCTGGTTGATTCTACTAACATATATCCAATTTACATCCCTATGTTTCCTAGAGGGTGGCTAAAGCCTCATAATCCTCTATCCATTTTGTTAATGATGCTTCTTATGTAAGATTAGTAATGTCAGTTCCTTACATCACACACAAGAAATGTTCTATGTCTTACTTAAGTTTAGTTTTGGAAGCATACCCTTAAAAACAAATTGATAACTGCTAAGAACCAAGTAAAAGCCTGTGGCATTTAACTTATGCCACAGAAACTATCTCAAAAATGGAACAGGATCTGTAAATAGTACCTGAAGTTTGACTTAAAAGCTCATATTCATAACTTATTCCTTTTATATGGGGGGGAGCGGGAAGCTTCCAAATATAAAGAGCTATGTAAGTATTCCtaaagaaaaagcataaaatgtttttacttttttatctttttaggtTCCGGAGTCCTGGAGACTCTCCTAATGGGCCTAGTACTTGGAGATGGGGACTGCCTTCTTTGGGGTGATGATGACGCTCCTCTTCGAACGGGTGGAGGACTTGAGGAGGTCTGAGGAGCTCGAGGCCGTGGTGAGGGCGAATGCCGTTTGTTTGGTTGTGGTGATCGGGCCTCCCGGGTAGATCGGCTTGGGGAAGACCCTTTCCTATGCTTGGATGATAATGAAGGTGAACGTCTCTTGGTGACTGGGGAGCTTCTTTGTTTGGGAGGTGGAGAATGGGAGACCCTCCGCTTTGGTGGTGGAGATGGTGATGCTCTTCGTTTAGGAGGGGGAGGAGGTGAAGCCGTTCTTCTCTTTGGAGGTGGAGAAGGAGAGTATCTCCTCTGTATTGGAGGAGAGTATCTTCTAGGAGAAGGTGAGCGCCGGCgtgggggaggagaaggagtCCTAGGAAAAAGATACATAATTAAGCTGAAAGGCTtaacaaaatacagaaacaagATGAAGAGAAAAGTAATCAGCAGGTTTGACTATACTGTAGTTAGCACTAGGCAAAGGGAATATATTTATAAGCGAACATGCCATCTTTATATTCTCACTTAAATATCAATAAAACTTGTttatctcagctgactgcaacacAGGACAGTCTGTCTGCAGGActaagtacaaaaaagaaaaaaaagacattttgattAACAAATTTGCAATTTTCAGAAGATGTGAATTCGTCAAGTCTTTTAACATCTATACGAAATCAACAATGTTTTTTGGAAAGAGAATCTTGCACTGTATTAACTGAACATCAGTTATTATATAATAACCAAGTAACTCTATTAACAAAACTCTATTATGGTCACCTTAGGAAGTCCGTGCTACACTGTATGAATAATTAAAGAGTTCACTGCACAAGCCTTAAAGACACTTCTACCTCCCCTCAAAGAGACTGTTCCATTTTCTCTTAGAAGACCACTTATCAGGCCAAACTGCCTAATTTCCTCTTGGATCTTGCAGACTTTTAGATCAAAGTAAATTCCTGCCCAGAGTTAGCTTTACAACAGGCCATATACTTTGGCAATGTGGTAGGGTACAGTTTCATCACTGTATCCAGGCAATTATTTAGTAAGTCTGAACTCCCatttcctcacctgaaaaatgCAAACAATACCAACTATCAAGGAAGGTCTCTTTGAGGACTAGTAGTAAAGCATATAAAGCGCCTAGCACtttgcctggcacataacaggcATTCAAGAGTGGCAGCCAGGCCGGGCAGAgttggtcacacctgtaatcccagcactttgggaggccaaggcaggaggatcgcctgaggtcaggagtttgagaccagcctggccaacatggtttcatctctacaaaaaatacaaaaactcgctgggtgtggtggcaggtgcctgtaatcccagttacttgggaggctgaggcagaagaatcgcttgaacccaggaggcggaggttacagtgagctgagattgtgccactgcactccagcctgggtgaccgagtcagactgtctttaaaaaaaagggggggggggggggcagcatGCCATTACATTGCTTGGCAACATATCCGAGCAATGCCACTAAAactttaaattctaatttttactttaaaatagttgTAGATGTACAGAAGAGCTACAAAAATAGGAGATCTGCCACTTCActatgctaatattttatataaccataagaaaattaccaaaactataaaatgaacCTCAGTGATAACTCAGTATTACTAAAATAGCAAAACAACCCCAATTTTCCACTAATGAATGtcccttttctgttccaggacTTAATGAATGTTCCTTTTCTGCTCCAGGACCCTACATCTCTTTAGTTCCTGCCAATCTGTGACTGTTTCTGTCATTGTCTTTCATGACTGACACTTTCGAATTCTGGTCAGGTATTCTGTAGAATGACTTTCAATTTGGGTTTCTCTGATATTTCCTAATAATTAGACTGAGGTTCGGCATAATTGGTAAGCATACTACAGAAGAATCCAGGAAATACATGATGCCAGTATGTTTTATTGAGGATGTTGTCTTTGATTATTTAGGTAAGAGCTATCTGCCAGGATTCTCTAAATTTTCTCTTTGCAATTACTAGTCAATACCACCTTTCAGTGTATTAACATCTTTATCACAATATGTGATTCACCTGCTATAAAATCCACCTATTTACCCATTTGAAGTATACAatgattttagtatattcatatagTTCTGCAGCCATTACCATCCCCATGTCCACCCCACCCTAATCTGTGttctatctctatagatttgtGTATTCTAGACTTTTCATATAGATGGAATCATATGTGATCTTTTATGACTGGCTGAACAATGCTAGTCTGCTTACTCTAAAAGATATAATAATCAGAAAGATTCAGAGATCCTTTTGTAGTTCATAAGCATGATGATTGGGTTTTCATGAGCTGTGCCTCTCTCCAACCCTGTTATGAAGTGAGCACCATTACTCATCGGATGTGTCAGGGGTGGGGGGAGTTGGGGAGATGCTCCAGTTAGCATATTTGACAAAGTACCTTCGTCGTGGTGGTGGTGTGGGAGTCCTGCGCCGTCGAGGAGGAGGGGCGGGAGAAGGAGACCGTCGCCTTctggtgggtggtggggatgGACTTCTCCTCCGTCTACCACTAAACCAAGAATAattacagttaattttttctttttcttttttttttttttgagatggagtctggctctgtcgcccaggctggagtgcaatggcacgatctcagctcactgcaacctccacctcccgggttcaagcaattctcctgcctcagcctcctgagttgttgggattacaggcacccataatcatgcctcgctaatttttaaaaatatttttgtagagatggagtttcaccatgttggccaggctggccttgaactcctgacctcaggtgatccacccgcctcagtctcccaaagtgctgggattacaggtgtgagttaccacacctggcctatagtTAACTTTCAGTCAGTGGTATTTACAGTTAAGTGACCCAGAAAAAACGGTTTCAATTATCATTAACCCCAAGTGCAGCAATGGTTACTAAGTTTCAGAACAGTGTTTTTCACACTACAGGTCAAGACCATTAGTCAAGACCCTGGGTGGCAGCATTAAAACACTTAATAAAATCACAGTGTTTTACTTGTGACAAGGGTAAATACCgttttgtgaaatttttgttttactctggATCACAATAGAGAACACTCTTGACATGACACAGAGTGAAAAAGTTCAGCAACAGCACATCAGAGCACTGCTTTTTATTGGGGATGCACATTAGAACCACCTGGGAAGCTTATGTGACATTTATGTCTACCAGGTCTAGGCTAAGGTCCAGCCAGGTGTTTTTGGGAAAGGcgctccaggtgattctgattccTTATTAGGAATCAACTGCTTTAGAGACTAATATAGAAATTGAAAAATGCCAATAGTCACAAGTGGCTTAAGACCCAAATCTGGATGTCTCTGCTCCaagctcttaattttttttgccCAGGACAGGACTCATGCTTCCTGTGAATCTGGAATTATGTTTTGTCTTGGTTCCCCTTTGAAATTAAGAAAGCTCTGTTAACTGAACAGgcaaaatcctaaaattcaccaCTAAATTTTTCAACTTACATCTGCTTATGCTTTGTGGGGACTAAGACCTCACACTAAATACATACCAAATATTCAAAACCAGGCTCTatctcccctttcttttctttctttttttttttttgagacggagtcttgctgtgttgcccaggctggagtgcagtggccacgatctgggctcactgcaagctccgcctcccaggttcacgccattctcctgcctcagcctcccgagtagctgggattacaggtgcccagcaccatgccttgcttattttttgtatttttagtagagacggggtttcacagtgttagccaggatggtctcaatctcctgacctcatgatccgcccgcctcggccttccaaagtgttgggaataggcatgagcctctttttttttttttttgagatggagttttgctcttgttgcccaggctgaagtgcaatggcacgatattggctcactgcaacctccacctcccagattcaagcgattctcctgcctcagcctcccgagtagctgggactccaggcatgcaccaccacacccggctaacttttttgtatttttagtagagacagggttttgccatgttggtcaggctggtcttaaactcctgacctctggtgatccacccacctcagcctcccaaagtgctgagattacaggcatgagccaccacacccagcctctatcTCCCCTTCTAAAATATACTGAAGCATAATCCCAAATAATCCTTCCTCCATCTCTAAATCCTAGGCACCTGATGGCAATTTCTAATGGCATTAAACTTTAAGTTGCTGGTATAtaacttaaaatactttttaaatgatgagaaacaaaacaaaaacatcctGGAGTAGAGCAATAAACGTTAGTGTTGATTTTACTGCTGTGAGAAATCTCTTTCCAGAACAGCAAGTAGTTCCATAATTTGGTgtgtggggcggggcggggagggaaggggagatcAAAGAGAAGAAATTGCACCACTAATCTAACTCTGTAAAGCAATTGTTTAGCTGCTGTGCCAGCAACTTCACAAAAGTCAGAGGTAATTATAGCTGGGAAAGGAATGCTTTAGCAGCCGAACTAATCTTTTTtaggtttttgtcttttattatcaTGCAGCAGTTTCCTCCACAGTGTAAATACCCTGTGCTTTGCTCCATCACAAACACTGCTCACTGGTTcctttccaagaaaacagttatTGATGAGATTACCTAAAGCAACAGTTTCAAAAACTGAGCTACAAAAAGGACAGTGGGATAGCTTCAGCAAGGATAAACACTTCAAAATTCAGTGGCAGCTAAGGCCCCCAAAAGCAGACAGCTGGTTAAGACAGATTAGTGTAATGTCAAACGTATAGGTCTAAGATCCGACTTTGTCACTTTGTGGCCCTAAGAAACTACCACACTGGGGCCTCTATCTTCTCACTTACGAGATTAAGGCCTGAATTAGGCATTTGGCTCTAAAAGTTTACAGTTTTATGGTCACACTGATACTAATAATCAAAAGTTTCAATAAAAATATGCCGgtcgggcccagtggctcatgcctgtaatcgcagcactttgggaggccgagatgggtggatcacttgacgtcaggagtttgagatcagcctgcccaacatggcgaaactccttctatactaaaaatacaaaaattagctgggtgtggtggcatgcacctgtagtcccagctactcaggaggctgaggcaggagaataatttgaacctgtgaagcagaggtcgcagtgagctgaggtcgcaccaatgcactccagcctaggtgacagagccagactccatctcaaaaaaaaaaaaaaaaaaaagatatgcaacCCACCTTTCCACTATTGGAAAGACTGAACAGGGCCAAAGCCTTCCATTCGCTTTTatctcttcttcttatttttgagatggagtttagctccgttgccaggctgcagtacagtggcatgacctcagctcactgcaacctccgcctcctgggttcaagtgattctcctgccttagcctccagagtagctgggattacaggcatgtaccaccacgctcagctaatttttatatttttagtagaaatgaggtttcaccatgttgtccaggatggtcttgatctcctaacctcgtgatcctctCACTTTTAGTATTCTAAAGTTTCTCCCTAGTTTTTCCTGCCCTCCCTAATGTCACCACAAATACAAAGTCCCTCCCGCCAAATCTAAGAAGCAATTAATCCTATGTCTTAAAAAGTATCCACATACTGTTAAAAATTTGTGTGCTGCTTGATGTAAGTTGATGCAAATTATCACAAAAGAGCACAACCAGATATTAAAAATCTAAGTTCAAATGAGGGTCTAAACCAAATAGCTCATGTATAAATCTATCATTAATctaatgtgtttaaaaaaatactcaaacCAAAACAACTTAGGATCTGCACATCCATAGCCACAGTCACCATATATTTAAGAAAGAGATGAGGTCACCTAAATAGGAAATTAAGTCACTAAAATTTTTGACATGTAACCCTAATTTACAAAGTAGTGTCTAACCAACCTTTTAGTCACTGGCGATTGCCATCGCTTTCCCATCTGCATCCTGAGAGCagtggagaaaaacaaatgtcAAGAATTCCATTCACTAAATTATTTACTTGGGTGGGTTAAGTACCATTAACggagacatttttaaatattcaaagatGTTCAGGAGTTAAAGCTATAATTATTTGGCTTATTTTTCTAATCATGCACACATATATGACATGGTGGTTTAAAATTTACCAGttctaaattaaatattaataaccaccaacaaagcaaaaacaaaacaaaaaccctaaaaagcaaacaaaaatccaacCATATCCAAATACTTGAAGTTAATCAAATTCTCAAATAATCCCAAGTTATCAAATTTCATCACAATTACAGAACATCAGTGAACATCACTGAAGAAAAGATGTTACCGAGGGGAAGTCTCTTTTTGCCGCTTTCGTGGTGATGGAGAAGCACTCCGGGAAGGGGAATGTCTCCGCCGCCTGCCAACCTCACCATTCTTCACATGGGACCTCTTGGGTCGTTCATcttctgaggaggaggaggagccagagTCTATAATTACACAATAAAAAAAACATTACATTAGGTTTGTGCTTGAATCTGTCCAAGTTTTCCGAAATCTAGGTGGATGGAGCGTTCACTAGGGCAAGCAAGCATGGATATAGGCCATGAGTTCTGAACGGAATCATTATCAATATATGATCAATGATTTCAAAGCCAAGCATATTCATTTAAGTAAGACATAGAAATCATTTCCACAGTGTAATCCAATCAAGATGGCACACACTAAGaagtctaggctgggcacagtggctcacacctgtaaccccagcacttgggaggccaaggcagaaagaccGCTTgtgctcctgagtagctgggattacaggcctgcatcaTCATGcctatctttgtatttttagtagagacagggttttgccatgttggccaggctggtctcaaactcctgacctcaagttatctatctacctcagcctcccaaagtgttgggattacaggcgtgagccaccgtacccagcccggTATGTTCCTataataaaaaaagcaaatagcaaaataataaggtagattcttttctttttttgttttggagacaaagtcttgctctgttgcccaggctcccaggctggagtgcagtggtgcgatctcagctcactcactgcaacctctgcctcctgggttcaagggattctcctgcctgggcctcccaagtagctgagattacaggtgtgtgccactatgcccggttaatttttgtacttttcatagagacggggtttcgccttgttggccaggatggtcttgaactcttgatctcaagtgacccgctcacctcggcctcccaaagtgctgggattacaggtgtgagccactgcggccagtCTAGATTTTTAATAGGGAAAGATGTTCTAAATATACTGTTAAGTTAAAAAGGGAGGCAACATATCTACAGTTGAGGTTCTGTGgggttctttcctttttctgaataaaatttcTGAATAAAAGCTTTGGGAGGTTGGAAAAA
The genomic region above belongs to Piliocolobus tephrosceles isolate RC106 chromosome 1, ASM277652v3, whole genome shotgun sequence and contains:
- the SRRM1 gene encoding serine/arginine repetitive matrix protein 1 isoform X16; this translates as MMQINLTGFLNGKNAREFMGELWPLLLSAQENIAGIPSAFLELKKEEIKQRQIEQEKLASMKKQDEDKDKRDKEEKESSREKRERSRSPRRRKSRSPSPRRRSSPVRRERKRSHSRSPRHRTKSRSPSPAPEKKEKTPELPEPSVKIKEPSVQEATSTSDILKVPKPEPMPEPKEPSPEKNSKKEKEKEKARPRSRSRSKSRSRTRSRSPSHTRPRRRHRSRSRSYSPRRRPSPRRRPSPRRRTPPRRMPPPPRHRRSRSPVRRRRRSSASLSGSSSSSSSSRSRSPPKKPPKRTSSPPRKTRRLSPSASPPRRRHRPSPPATPPPKTRHSPTPQQSNRTRKSRVSVSPGRTSVTKHKGTEKRESPSPAPKPRKVELSESEEDKGGKMAAADSVQQRRQYRRQNQQSSSDSGSSSSSEDERPKRSHVKNGEVGRRRRHSPSRSASPSPRKRQKETSPRMQMGKRWQSPVTKSGRRRRSPSPPPTRRRRSPSPAPPPRRRRTPTPPPRRRTPSPPPRRRSPSPRRYSPPIQRRYSPSPPPKRRTASPPPPPKRRASPSPPPKRRVSHSPPPKQRSSPVTKRRSPSLSSKHRKGSSPSRSTREARSPQPNKRHSPSPRPRAPQTSSSPPPVRRGASSSPQRRQSPSPSTRPIRRVSRTPEPKKIKKVASPSPQSVRRVSSSRSVSGSPEPAAKKPPAPPSPVQSQSPSTNWSPAVPVKKAKSPTPSPSPPRNSDQEGGGKKKKKKKDKKHKKDKKHKKHKKHKKEKAVAAAAAAAMTPAAIAAATTTLAQEEPVAAPEPKKETESEAEDNLDDLEKHLREKALRSMRKAQVSPQS